The following are from one region of the Strix uralensis isolate ZFMK-TIS-50842 chromosome 4, bStrUra1, whole genome shotgun sequence genome:
- the LOC141941992 gene encoding uncharacterized protein LOC141941992: MQSSGVELSAASSPFWALLALLRREPGMEWLLRGLGDCAASWDPSGVEAGSREGAAGELSQVPEKHPLGPWPLKALRLLEDSGDSHLWQVYHEGLKNFLAFREGMALSAVWPIPVDQVKKFLVVMESQDLPPTKIIMYMEGLSFISRMVNYPDPLQDPVIRHMVSRLKRRTGSSNHKYSPVTIEVLRSLLGTLESVCSSPYECVLFRAMFTVAFFGALRIEEMVANHQNLAQPELLYLSDLQLTEGSANLCLHTSHMGQERYLIQLRLSREMWVCPVEALRLYVAARPQGEGPLFMHSDSMAVTKREFLTVFRCALGLAGLPPSQYGVHSFWLGTVVTAVSHGYSDEAINRITRLWWRS; encoded by the exons ATGCAGAGCAGTGGGGTCGAGCTGTCCGCCGCCTCTTCGCCCTTTTGGGCGCTGCTGGCACTACTGCGGCGGGAGCCCGGTATGGAGTGGCTGCTGCGTGGTCTGGGTGACTGCGCCGCATCGTGGGATCCCAGCGGAGTGGaggctggcagcagggaaggagctg CAGGTGAACTCAGCCAGGTTCCTGAGAAACATCCTTTGGGCCCTTGGCCCCTGAAGGCTCTGCGGTTACTGGAGGACTCAGGAGATAGCCACTTATGGCAGGTCTACCATGAAGGCCTGAAGAATTTTCTTGCCTTTAGAGAAGGCATGGCTCTATCTGCAGTCTGGCCAATTCCAGTGGATCAAGTGAAAAAGTTCCTGGTTGTCATGGAGTCCCAGGATCTGCCTCccacaaaaataataatgtatatgGAAGGACTGTCCTTCATCTCCAGAATGGTAAATTATCCTGATCCTCTTCAAGATCCTGTTATCCGTCACATGGTATCAAGGTTGAAACGTAGGACTGGCTCTTCAAATCATAAATACTCTCCTGTAACTATTGAAGTGTTAAGATCTCTCCTGGGGACTTTGGAATCTGTGTGTAGCTCTCCTTATGAGTGTGTATTGTTCCGTGCCATGTTTACTGTAGCTTTTTTTGGTGCACTCCGTATAGAAGAGATGGTGGCAAATCACCAAAATCTAGCACAGCCAGAGCTCCTGTACTTGAGTGACCTCCAGCTGACTGAAGGGAGTGCAAACCTTTGTTTACATACATCTCATATGGGCCAAGAGAGGTATTTGATTCAACTGAGATTATCTAGAGAGATGTGGGTATGTCCTGTTGAAGCTCTCCGTCTCTATGTGGCAGCACGGCCACAAGGAGAGGGCCCTCTCTTCATGCACTCAGACAGTATGGCTGTGACAAAGAGGGAGTTCCTAACTGTCTTCCGCTGTGCTCTTGGGCTTGCGGGACTTCCTCCAAGCCAATATGGTGTGCATTCCTTCTGGCTGGGCACTGTTGTAACAGCAGTATCTCATGGCTATTCTGATGAAGCTATTAACAGAATAACAAGGTTGTGGTGGAGATCCTGA